One genomic window of Conger conger chromosome 9, fConCon1.1, whole genome shotgun sequence includes the following:
- the mterf3 gene encoding transcription termination factor 3, mitochondrial produces MALALFRLCQRGGGLLLGRALCAGVVLNPQVRHSSRCYLTFPLSVCVRLGQSRAVRRYSDLVGEEQGPTPGDSEENRLIPNPALTELPFPNLPASQEGLDGAPPLSPFEEICDEEALQIVALPPLPPSAPSLRDYVDQSETLSTLVHLGVDLSKLQARRGVGSLLLRLGLKDLQDRLLFLRDLGLQEPQLGPLLTHNPFILTETLHNLRARVLYLQSKRFRLEDVGSMVSRAPYLLSFSVQRLDNRLGFYQRLLQLSPHKTRDIVTRLPRLLCGSLEPVKENLKVCELELGFRPNEIQHIVTTIPKLLTANKKRLTETFNYVHNTMGISHALIVKFPQVLNSSLLCIRERHLFLRYLGKAQYDPALPGYLPLDRLVSLPDREFCCQLASASLQDFELFQKTL; encoded by the exons ATGGCGTTGGCTCTGTTCCGGCTGTGTCAGAGAGGCGGTGGTTTGCTGCTTGGCCGCGCTTTGTGCGCCGGGGTGGTACTAAACCCGCAGGTTCGGCACAGTTCCCGTTGCTATCTGACCTTCCCACTGTCAGTGTGCGTCAGACTGGGCCAGAGCAGGGCAGTCCGTAGGTACAGTGATTtggtgggggaggagcagggaccCACCCCAGGGGATTCTGAGGAGAACAGACTGATACCCAACCCCGCCCTGACAGAACTGCCCTTCCCTAACCTCCCTGCATCACAGGAGG GTCTAGACGGAGCTCCGCCCCTTTCGCCCTTCGAGGAGATCTGCGATGAGGAGGCGCTGCAGATTGTAGCCCTGCCCCCTCTGCCAccctccgccccctccctcaGAGATTACGTCGACCAATCAGAGACTCTCAGCACGCTGGTGCACTTAG gtgtggacCTCTCGAAGCTGCAGGCTCGGCGGGGAGTGGGCTCCCTGCTGCTGCGTTTGGGGCTGAAGGATCTCCAGGACAGGCTGCTGTTCCTCAGAGACCTGGGCCTGCAAGAGCCCCAGCTGGGCCCCCTCCTCACGCACAACCCCTTCATCCTCACAGAGACCCTGCACAACCTACGCGCCAG GGTGTTGTATCTGCAGTCAAAGCGGTTCCGCCTGGAGGACGTGGGCTCCATGGTGAGCAGGGCTCCCTACCTCCTCAGCTTCAGTGTGCAGAGACTGGACAACAGGCTGGGCTTCTACCAGCGCCTGCTGCAGCTCAGTCCCCACAAg ACTCGCGATATCGTGACTCGTCTTCCTCGCCTTCTGTGTGGCAGTCTGGAGCCGGTGAAGGAGAACCTGAAA gtgtgtgagctggagCTTGGGTTTCGCCCAAACGAAATTCAGCACATCGTCACGACGATCCCCAAACTGCTGACAGCCAATAAGAAGAGGCTGACGGAGACATTCAACTATGTCCACAACACGATGGGCATCTCTCATGCGCTGATCGTCAAATTCCCCCAG GTGCTGAACAGCAGCCTGCTGTGCATCCGGGAGAGACACCTGTTCCTCAGGTACTTGGGGAAGGCCCAGTACGATCCAGCCCTGCCAGGCTACCTGCCTCTGGACCGCCTCGTGTCCCTCCCGGACCGGGAGTTCTGCTGCCAGCTGGCCTCGGCCTCCCTGCAGGACTTTGAGCTCTTCCAGAAGACACTGTAG